One stretch of Pseudomonadota bacterium DNA includes these proteins:
- the yajC gene encoding preprotein translocase subunit YajC, translating into MSFFIGDAWAQSAPAEPSLITTLLPLVVLFVLFYFLLIRPQTKRAKQHREMVAAISKGDEVTTNGGLAGRVTEVGDNFLELEIADKVVVKVQRQAIGSVLPKGTLKKKNS; encoded by the coding sequence ATGAGTTTCTTCATCGGTGATGCATGGGCCCAAAGTGCCCCCGCAGAACCCAGTCTAATCACCACCCTGCTGCCTCTGGTGGTGCTTTTTGTATTGTTCTATTTTCTACTGATTCGCCCCCAGACCAAACGTGCCAAGCAGCACCGGGAAATGGTGGCCGCCATCAGCAAGGGCGACGAGGTGACGACCAACGGTGGCTTGGCAGGTCGGGTGACCGAGGTCGGGGATAACTTCCTCGAGTTGGAAATCGCCGACAAGGTCGTCGTCAAGGTTCAGCGTCAGGCCATCGGCAGCGTGTTGCCGAAGGGCACGCTAAAGAAGAAAAACTCCTGA
- the tgt gene encoding tRNA guanosine(34) transglycosylase Tgt produces the protein MRFELLGRSQAARRGRLTLAHGVVETPAFMPVGTYGTVKAMTPEELRGMGAQIILGNTFHLFLRPGLDVIEAHGGLHRFMHWDGPILTDSGGFQVFSLAELRKLTEDGVHFRSPVDGSPVFLSPERSMEIQRVLDSDIVMVFDECTPYPATPEAAEQSMDLSLRWAKRSREAHGDNPNALFGIVQGGMYPELRRRSLEGLVEIGFDGYAIGGLSVGEPETDRLKVLNALLPDMPADHPRYLMGVGKPEDIVEAVARGVDMFDCVMPTRNARNGHLFVHDGVVRIRNSVHQNDTGPLDPDCDCYTCQNYSRAYLRHLERSGEILWSRLATIHNLHYYLSLMEKMREAIAEDRFESFREMFYSRRGKPLPSMP, from the coding sequence ATGCGATTCGAGTTGCTTGGGCGGTCGCAAGCGGCGCGTCGCGGTCGTTTGACGCTGGCGCACGGCGTGGTGGAAACGCCTGCCTTTATGCCAGTGGGGACCTACGGCACGGTCAAAGCCATGACCCCGGAGGAACTGCGGGGCATGGGTGCGCAAATCATTCTAGGCAACACCTTTCATTTGTTCCTCCGGCCGGGCCTGGACGTCATTGAAGCCCATGGCGGGCTGCATCGTTTTATGCACTGGGACGGCCCTATTCTCACCGACTCGGGGGGATTCCAGGTATTTAGTCTGGCGGAACTGAGAAAGTTGACCGAGGATGGCGTGCACTTTCGCTCCCCGGTGGACGGCAGCCCGGTCTTTTTGAGCCCGGAGCGCTCCATGGAGATCCAGCGGGTGCTGGATTCCGACATCGTGATGGTGTTCGACGAATGCACGCCCTATCCCGCCACGCCGGAGGCCGCCGAGCAGTCGATGGATTTGTCGCTCAGGTGGGCCAAGCGTAGCCGCGAAGCGCACGGTGATAATCCCAATGCTTTGTTCGGCATCGTGCAGGGTGGCATGTATCCCGAATTGCGGCGGCGTTCGCTGGAGGGATTGGTGGAGATCGGTTTTGATGGTTACGCCATTGGCGGTTTATCGGTGGGGGAGCCTGAAACCGACCGGTTGAAGGTCTTAAATGCGCTACTGCCGGATATGCCGGCGGATCATCCGCGATATCTCATGGGCGTGGGTAAGCCGGAAGATATCGTCGAGGCGGTGGCGCGGGGAGTGGATATGTTCGATTGCGTCATGCCCACGCGCAACGCCCGCAACGGCCATTTGTTCGTGCACGACGGCGTGGTTCGCATCCGCAATAGTGTCCACCAAAACGACACCGGGCCGTTGGATCCGGATTGTGATTGTTATACGTGCCAGAACTACAGCCGTGCCTACCTGCGTCATCTGGAACGCAGCGGGGAGATTCTCTGGTCGCGGCTCGCCACCATTCACAACTTGCACTACTACTTGTCGCTGATGGAGAAAATGCGGGAAGCGATTGCCGAGGATCGCTTCGAGTCATTCCGCGAGATGTTTTACAGCCGGCGAGGGAAACCGCTGCCGTCTATGCCATAA
- the secD gene encoding protein translocase subunit SecD: MNRYPAWKYVLIVAVLMLSVIYASPNLFGEDLSVQVSRTSGLAVDDDLLQRVRPILDANNLDPRAIGLEEGRLLIRYQNDERQLRARDLLATELGSDYVVALNLAPRTPGWLRAINGRPMALGLDLRGGVHFLLEVDMDAAVAQRVERFESEIRRALREERIRYSGVERRAEGLLINLRNPEDVSSAEKLLEEQFPEFSLTRPEGSQTRLVASLTEAEAANIQEFALQQNVTTLRNRVNELGVAEPLVQRQGDRRIVVQLPGLQDTARAKEILGKTATLEFRLADMDGDPFEAARTGRVPIGTRLYEHRDGRPVLLKRDVIVTGDQLVDATTGFDQDTGGPAVLVTLDGRGARRMGQTTRENLGRQMAVVFIESRSEILMVDGEPVRSRRTVEEVISLATIQGLFSKRFQITGLDQAEAKDLALLLRAGALAAPVDIVEERTVGPSLGVQNVRQGTNAILIGLALVVVFMILYYRVFGVVAVVALIANLVIIVAALSLLQATLTLPGIAGIVLTVGMAVDANVLIFERIREEIRNGNSPQASIHAGYEKAFSTIADANVTTLIAAVVLFGLGSGPVQGFAVTLSIGILTSMFTAIMGTRALINLIYGGRRVSKLAV; this comes from the coding sequence ATGAATCGCTATCCGGCCTGGAAGTACGTTCTCATTGTTGCGGTTTTGATGCTGAGCGTGATTTACGCCTCACCTAACCTGTTCGGCGAGGATTTGTCCGTTCAAGTATCCCGCACCAGCGGTTTGGCGGTGGATGACGATCTTCTCCAACGGGTGCGACCGATTCTGGATGCGAACAATCTGGACCCGCGCGCAATCGGCCTGGAAGAAGGCCGATTGCTCATCCGGTATCAAAACGATGAGCGCCAATTACGGGCACGTGATCTGTTAGCCACCGAGTTGGGTAGCGACTATGTGGTTGCGCTGAATCTGGCGCCGAGAACGCCCGGCTGGTTACGTGCTATCAACGGTCGACCGATGGCGCTGGGGCTCGATCTTCGCGGTGGCGTGCATTTTCTGCTGGAAGTGGATATGGATGCCGCCGTTGCTCAGCGTGTCGAGCGTTTCGAGTCCGAGATTCGCCGCGCGCTGCGGGAAGAGCGGATTCGTTATTCCGGTGTCGAGCGACGAGCCGAGGGGCTGCTCATTAACCTGCGTAATCCCGAGGATGTCTCCTCCGCCGAGAAACTGCTGGAAGAGCAATTTCCCGAGTTCTCTCTGACCCGTCCGGAAGGTAGCCAGACTCGCTTGGTCGCCTCGCTGACCGAAGCTGAGGCGGCCAACATCCAGGAATTTGCCTTGCAGCAGAACGTCACGACGTTGCGAAACCGCGTTAACGAACTGGGCGTCGCCGAACCTTTGGTTCAACGTCAGGGTGATCGGCGGATCGTGGTTCAACTGCCTGGTTTGCAAGACACCGCGCGTGCCAAAGAAATTCTCGGTAAGACGGCGACTTTGGAATTCCGGCTGGCCGACATGGATGGCGATCCCTTCGAAGCGGCGCGTACGGGACGCGTGCCCATCGGGACGCGGTTATATGAGCATCGCGACGGCCGCCCCGTGTTGCTGAAACGGGATGTGATCGTGACAGGTGATCAACTGGTGGACGCCACCACCGGTTTTGATCAGGACACCGGTGGCCCGGCAGTTCTGGTGACCTTGGACGGCCGAGGTGCCCGGCGTATGGGTCAGACCACACGCGAAAACCTGGGTCGGCAGATGGCCGTGGTGTTTATCGAGAGCCGTAGCGAAATTCTCATGGTGGACGGTGAACCGGTCCGGAGCCGAAGAACGGTGGAAGAGGTCATCAGCCTCGCGACGATTCAAGGTTTGTTCAGCAAGCGATTTCAGATCACTGGCCTGGACCAAGCCGAAGCTAAAGACCTCGCCCTGTTGCTCCGTGCCGGGGCCCTGGCGGCACCGGTGGATATCGTGGAGGAACGCACTGTCGGTCCGAGCCTGGGGGTACAGAACGTTCGGCAAGGCACCAATGCGATCCTGATCGGGCTGGCCTTGGTCGTCGTGTTTATGATCCTTTACTACCGGGTTTTCGGGGTCGTTGCGGTGGTTGCGTTAATCGCGAATCTGGTGATTATCGTGGCCGCGTTGTCGCTGCTACAGGCGACGCTGACCTTACCGGGGATTGCCGGTATCGTGCTCACCGTCGGCATGGCCGTGGACGCCAACGTACTGATTTTCGAGCGTATTCGTGAAGAAATTCGCAACGGGAATTCCCCGCAGGCCAGCATTCACGCTGGTTATGAGAAAGCCTTTTCTACCATCGCGGATGCCAATGTCACCACCTTGATCGCCGCGGTTGTTCTATTTGGTTTGGGCAGTGGC